A segment of the Chloracidobacterium sp. genome:
CAATCCGCCTTGGAAATTGTTGAGACGGCGCGTCGCACGGGCTCAAAGGTCGCTGGGCCCATACCGCTACCGACCTCAAGAAGCCGTTTTACAGTGCTACGGTCGCCTCATGTGGACAAAAAATCGCGCGAGCAGTTTGAAATCTGTACCCATAAACGTCTTGTAGATATTTTGATGTCGACGCCTCAGACAGTAGATGCCTTAATGAAGCTTGATTTACCGGCCGGAGTTGATGTT
Coding sequences within it:
- the rpsJ gene encoding 30S ribosomal protein S10, whose translation is MMSDKIRIRLEAYDHRILDQSALEIVETARRTGSKVAGPIPLPTSRSRFTVLRSPHVDKKSREQFEICTHKRLVDILMSTPQTVDALMKLDLPAGVDVQIKTFFKEKR